From a single Rutidosis leptorrhynchoides isolate AG116_Rl617_1_P2 chromosome 5, CSIRO_AGI_Rlap_v1, whole genome shotgun sequence genomic region:
- the LOC139849871 gene encoding uncharacterized protein, producing the protein MLFQADAEPTKSIKKGKRDAKKAIEEKVGICKKQKVVKPQKEPKPTTIRGEPIRGERIEGADIDDIAPTTSEESVFSQDVRSSSEISSLEAAMLAEYVDNDSEEEMLKSFSSKRVSKDSTKSKESSDDDESLDDDEDTPVPVKTASAKPAANVEESSESEEEESEKEEGSNEEDEPKTVKKKKVTDVEMLDAPSAAKKAPQTPATGSKTLFMGNLSFSIEENDVINFFKDAGEVVQVRFAMRDNCFAGYGHVEFATPDAAQKALKLNGEDLVGRAVKLDFAKERGGAYTPGGFSGGRGGGRFGGRDGGGGRGRGRGPSRPSMATLGTGKKTTFGDD; encoded by the exons ATGTTGTTTCAGGCTGATGCTGAGCCTACCAAATCAATTAAAAAAG GCAAGAGAGATGCAAAGAAGGCAATCGAGGAAAAAGTTGGGATTTGTAAGAAACAAAAGGTAGTCAAACCTCAGAAG GAACCGAAACCTACTACTATTAGGGGGGAACCTATTAGGGGGGAACGCATCGAAGGTGCTGATATTGATGATATCGCTCCCACAACTAGTGAGGAAAGTGTTTTTTCACAAGATGTAAGAAGTAGCTCGGAAATTAGTAGCTTGGAAGCAGCAATGCTAGCAGAATATGTGGATAATGATTCTGAGGAAGAGATG CTAAAATCTTTTTCTAGTAAACGGGTTAGTAAGGATAGCACCAAAAGTAAggaaagttcagatgatgatgaatCTTTGGATGATGATGAA GATACGCCTGTCCCAGTAAAGACTGCTTCTGCAAAACCAGCCGCTAATGTTGAAGAGAGCagtgaatctgaggaggaagaatcTGAAAAAGAAGAAGGTTCTAATGAGGAAGATGAACCTAAAACTGTGAAGAAGAAGAAA GTTACTGATGTTGAAATGCTTGATGCTCCATCAGCAGCTAAGAAAGCC CCTCAAACACCTGCTACTGGATCGAAAACTTTGTTTATGGGCAACTTAAGTTTCTCCATTGAAGAAAATGATGT TATTAACTTTTTCAAGGATGCTGGTGAAGTAGTTCAGGTTCGTTTTGCAATGAGAGATAATTGCTTTGCAGGTTATGGACACGTTGAATTCGCTACCCCTGATGCAGCTCAAaag GCACTCAAACTCAATGGTGAAGATTTAGTTGGACGTGCTGTAAAACTCGATTTTGCTAAGGAAAGGGGGGGTGCGTACACTCCAGGCGG GTTTAGCGGTGGTCGTGGTGGTGGTAGATTCGGTGGCCGAGATGGTGGTGGTGGACGTGGTAGAGGTCGTGGACCTAGCAGGCCGAGCATGGCAACCCTCGGTActg GAAAGAAGACGACTTTTGGTGATGATTAA